One Nocardioides oleivorans DNA segment encodes these proteins:
- the ychF gene encoding redox-regulated ATPase YchF, which yields MALTIGIVGLPNAGKSTLFNALTKNDVLAANYPFATIEPNVGVVGVPDERLARLAEVFESAKVLPATVEFVDIAGIVRGASQGEGLGNKFLAHIRESAAICQVTRVFRDEDVTHVDGEVNPANDISTIQTELIFADLETVEKAIARLEKESRKVKDLVANLDAAVAAKEALESGTPIISTDIDRSLLRELSLLTAKPFIYVFNCDADELADETLKDRMREIVAPAEAIFLDAKFESDLSEMDDDDLAHEMLAEMGITESGLDQLARVGFDTLGLQTYLTAGPKETRAWTITKGATAPEAAGVIHTDFQKGFIKAEVVSFDDLMAASSMLKAREAGKVRMEGKDYVMADGDVVEFRFNV from the coding sequence GTGGCTCTCACCATCGGCATCGTCGGTCTCCCCAACGCGGGCAAGTCGACGCTCTTCAACGCACTGACCAAGAACGACGTCCTCGCGGCGAACTACCCGTTCGCGACGATCGAGCCCAACGTCGGGGTCGTGGGCGTCCCGGACGAGCGCCTCGCGAGGCTGGCCGAGGTCTTCGAGTCGGCCAAGGTCCTGCCCGCGACGGTCGAGTTCGTCGACATCGCCGGCATCGTCCGCGGCGCCTCCCAGGGCGAGGGCCTGGGCAACAAGTTCCTCGCCCACATCCGTGAGTCCGCGGCGATCTGCCAGGTCACGCGCGTCTTCCGCGACGAGGACGTCACCCACGTCGACGGCGAGGTCAACCCCGCCAACGACATCTCCACCATCCAGACCGAGCTGATCTTCGCCGACCTCGAGACGGTCGAGAAGGCGATCGCCCGCCTGGAGAAGGAGTCGCGCAAGGTCAAGGACCTCGTGGCGAACCTCGACGCCGCCGTCGCCGCCAAGGAGGCGCTCGAGTCGGGCACCCCGATCATCTCCACCGACATCGACCGGTCCCTGCTGCGCGAGCTGTCGCTGCTGACGGCCAAGCCCTTCATCTACGTCTTCAACTGCGACGCCGACGAGCTCGCCGACGAGACCCTCAAGGACCGGATGCGCGAGATCGTCGCGCCCGCCGAGGCGATCTTCCTCGACGCGAAGTTCGAGTCGGACCTGTCCGAGATGGACGACGACGACCTGGCCCACGAGATGCTCGCCGAGATGGGCATCACCGAGTCCGGCCTCGACCAGCTCGCCCGCGTCGGCTTCGACACCCTCGGCCTGCAGACCTACCTGACCGCCGGTCCCAAGGAGACGCGGGCCTGGACGATCACCAAGGGCGCCACCGCCCCCGAGGCCGCCGGCGTCATCCACACCGACTTCCAGAAGGGCTTCATCAAGGCCGAGGTCGTCTCGTTCGACGACCTGATGGCCGCGAGCTCGATGCTGAAGGCCCGTGAGGCCGGCAAGGTCCGCATGGAGGGCAAGGACTACGTCATGGCCGACGGCGACGTGGTGGAGTTCCGCTTCAACGTCTGA
- a CDS encoding FAD-binding domain-containing protein, with protein sequence MPLLPPLPDVDDTDGVAAWVGTHLGHLSLEGAAGTRVGGHRGGQAAADAALAALDVTAYARSRSTVLPESRRGASRLSPYIRHGLLSLPEVWDAVADGPPQDRRRYRDELLWQEFARHLYARLGSALAEPLRYHPPHRLVEQEWDEEMACVSWLRGELEDDGWLVNQTRMWWSSHWTVRHGRSWREGEDDFFRHLLDGSRAANRLGWQWTIGTGTGKPYGFSRWQVEKRAPQLCRSCPLRDACPIQDWPDAPRGPAVERSHMADRSEVAVPGAGPDAPVLRGDPRAVWLTAESLGDRDPALAAHPDLPVVFVFDEPLLHSLRLSSKRLVFLAECLADLAGRRDVEVRLGRVPEELAATPLATTFAPVPGFARHSASVTIAGMYPWPWLTAPTNQRLTSYSAWRKGVDRQVGGGPTPTAL encoded by the coding sequence GTGCCTCTGCTCCCACCGCTGCCCGACGTCGATGACACCGACGGTGTGGCTGCCTGGGTCGGGACTCATCTGGGCCACCTGTCGCTGGAGGGAGCTGCCGGCACTCGTGTCGGTGGTCACCGTGGGGGACAGGCCGCGGCGGACGCCGCACTCGCAGCGCTCGACGTGACCGCCTACGCCCGCTCGCGTTCGACGGTGCTGCCCGAGAGCCGTCGCGGTGCCAGCCGGCTGTCGCCGTACATCCGGCACGGGCTCCTGAGCCTGCCGGAGGTCTGGGACGCCGTGGCCGACGGACCGCCGCAGGATCGCCGGCGATACCGCGACGAGCTGCTGTGGCAGGAGTTCGCTCGTCACCTCTACGCCCGCCTCGGATCTGCTCTCGCCGAGCCCCTGCGGTACCACCCGCCGCACCGGCTCGTCGAGCAGGAGTGGGACGAGGAGATGGCCTGCGTGTCGTGGCTGCGCGGCGAGCTCGAGGACGACGGCTGGCTCGTGAACCAGACTCGCATGTGGTGGTCCTCGCACTGGACGGTCCGACACGGACGCAGCTGGCGGGAGGGGGAGGACGACTTCTTCCGGCACCTGCTCGACGGGTCACGCGCTGCCAACCGACTCGGCTGGCAATGGACGATCGGTACGGGGACGGGCAAGCCGTACGGCTTCAGCCGGTGGCAGGTCGAGAAGCGGGCGCCACAGCTGTGCCGCTCGTGCCCGTTGCGCGATGCCTGCCCGATCCAGGACTGGCCCGACGCACCACGCGGCCCCGCGGTCGAACGCAGCCACATGGCCGACCGGTCGGAGGTCGCGGTGCCGGGCGCCGGACCGGACGCCCCCGTCCTGCGAGGCGACCCGCGAGCGGTCTGGCTGACCGCCGAGTCACTGGGCGACCGCGATCCTGCCCTGGCAGCACACCCCGACCTACCGGTGGTCTTCGTGTTCGACGAACCGCTGCTGCACTCGCTGCGGCTGTCGAGCAAACGACTCGTGTTCCTCGCCGAGTGCCTGGCTGACCTGGCCGGACGGCGCGACGTCGAGGTCCGACTCGGCCGGGTGCCGGAAGAGCTGGCCGCCACGCCACTCGCGACCACCTTCGCCCCGGTGCCCGGCTTCGCACGACACTCGGCGTCAGTGACGATCGCAGGCATGTACCCCTGGCCATGGCTGACCGCGCCCACCAACCAGCGACTCACCTCCTACAGCGCGTGGCGCAAGGGGGTGGACCGACAGGTGGGTGGGGGACCGACACCGACGGCACTGTGA
- a CDS encoding RNA polymerase sigma factor has product MRRTSSKLVSAARAGEEWGWRGLYRLHSARITALVRVLPRSDWASSPEDVVAEAWLTAATKVHEFSGSDEDFGGWLFTIARNHSSNHHRTGVRRRTDPVEPQLLGERTGEVATAPAAMVEHDEAVAELLGHLSAREAEVVACIDVAGLDVAATARALGMKPTAVRVARHRALGRLRSVLDAAGEAPGSTTEPATTTSSS; this is encoded by the coding sequence GTGAGACGTACATCCAGCAAGCTGGTCTCGGCGGCACGTGCCGGCGAGGAGTGGGGCTGGCGTGGTCTCTACCGGTTGCACAGTGCGCGCATCACCGCGTTGGTGCGCGTGCTCCCTCGGTCGGACTGGGCGTCGTCGCCCGAGGACGTCGTGGCCGAGGCGTGGCTCACTGCGGCGACGAAGGTGCACGAGTTCAGCGGATCTGACGAGGACTTCGGCGGCTGGCTCTTCACCATCGCTCGCAACCACTCCAGCAACCATCACCGCACCGGCGTCCGACGTCGTACGGATCCCGTCGAGCCACAGCTCCTCGGCGAGCGGACCGGCGAGGTCGCGACCGCACCTGCGGCGATGGTCGAGCACGACGAGGCGGTCGCCGAGCTGCTCGGCCACCTGAGCGCGCGCGAGGCCGAGGTCGTGGCGTGCATCGACGTCGCCGGCCTCGACGTCGCCGCCACCGCTCGTGCGCTGGGCATGAAACCGACGGCCGTACGGGTAGCTCGGCACCGGGCGCTGGGTCGACTGCGCTCGGTGCTGGACGCGGCGGGTGAGGCGCCCGGGTCGACGACGGAGCCCGCCACGACAACCTCCTCGTCGTGA
- a CDS encoding serine/threonine-protein kinase, which produces MTHTNAEHPRVLGGRYDVIDLIGRGGMARVYRARDRVLGRDVAVKVVSDVTGDVRDQFVNEARLLARLSHESIVTPYDAGLDDTPPWLVLELVEGQPLSQVLARGPLDPVVLARLATHVASGLAHAHAAGVVHQDVKPGNVMVTSTGQARLTDFGVARLMIGDTSIEEDGRVVGTAAYIAPEQLRGDSVTGAVDVYALGLLMLEALTGERTFSGASAEAAMARLHHGPLIPTSLPRGWPSLLATMTALDPRSRPSARDVASRLHDLGLGRSTSDADDTLTFTALDTTGTAI; this is translated from the coding sequence GTGACGCACACGAACGCCGAGCACCCGCGGGTGCTGGGCGGGCGGTACGACGTCATCGACCTCATCGGCCGTGGCGGGATGGCTCGCGTGTACCGCGCGCGTGACCGGGTCCTGGGGCGGGACGTGGCCGTGAAGGTCGTCAGCGACGTGACCGGCGACGTCCGCGACCAGTTCGTCAACGAGGCGCGCCTGCTGGCCCGGCTGTCGCACGAGTCGATCGTGACGCCGTACGACGCCGGACTCGACGACACCCCGCCCTGGCTGGTCCTCGAGCTCGTCGAGGGCCAGCCACTCTCCCAGGTCCTCGCACGAGGGCCGCTCGACCCCGTGGTCCTCGCCCGCCTCGCGACGCACGTCGCCTCAGGGCTGGCGCACGCCCATGCGGCCGGGGTCGTGCACCAGGACGTCAAGCCCGGCAACGTGATGGTCACCTCGACCGGCCAGGCGCGGCTCACCGACTTCGGCGTGGCTCGCCTCATGATCGGCGACACGTCGATCGAGGAGGACGGCCGTGTCGTCGGCACCGCCGCCTACATCGCTCCGGAGCAGCTGCGTGGTGACTCCGTGACAGGAGCCGTGGACGTCTACGCGCTGGGCCTGCTGATGCTCGAGGCGCTCACCGGCGAGCGCACCTTCAGCGGCGCGTCGGCGGAGGCGGCGATGGCGCGTCTGCATCACGGCCCGCTCATCCCGACATCTCTGCCCCGGGGGTGGCCGTCCCTCCTCGCGACCATGACGGCCCTGGATCCGCGCAGCCGGCCGAGCGCTCGAGACGTGGCGTCCCGGTTGCACGACCTGGGACTGGGCCGGTCGACGTCCGACGCTGACGACACACTCACCTTCACGGCTCTCGACACCACCGGCACCGCCATCTGA
- a CDS encoding DUF6458 family protein, whose amino-acid sequence MGYGFGGFLLVVGLVLALAVDESVSGIDLTMVGWIMAAVGAVLIAITALTWNTGRRSRAVQTVTHPDGSQTVRENRTDNL is encoded by the coding sequence ATGGGATACGGGTTCGGAGGATTCCTCCTGGTCGTCGGACTGGTGCTGGCCCTGGCCGTCGACGAGAGCGTGAGCGGGATCGACCTCACGATGGTGGGTTGGATCATGGCCGCGGTGGGAGCGGTGCTGATCGCGATCACCGCGCTCACGTGGAACACGGGTCGCCGCTCGCGGGCCGTGCAGACCGTCACCCACCCCGACGGGTCGCAGACGGTGCGCGAGAACCGGACCGACAACCTGTGA
- a CDS encoding ferric reductase-like transmembrane domain-containing protein produces the protein MGQATVDRAVARVFVLAGVATMVVTTSIAYRSLDEVVGYLADPLTPRLQEADVTGLWSANLMLLQVLLLARLPWLERAWGRQLLTRWHRSLGSWSVWLMVLHVLLFTVQAVSREPGRVGSALYRLYVAEPWMWAASLGTAMVLLVVVSSIVEVRRWLRYETWHLLHLWAYVGMALALPHQLVGRELGRGWTGVYWWSLYLVTLAAVVWFRVLVPVHRTRRSALRVDRVREEQPGVVSVEMTGRNLDELGARPGQFLVWRFLAGRAGLRGHPYSLSSAPAGDRLRVTVSTDGDGGRHAAGLRPGTRVAIEGPYGALGDLRRRHPRLLLLAAGVGITPFRALVEGGGFAPGEVALLHRVSDASQALFEDELDELAEQHGMDMTILSGPRRARGSWLPGGVDGSDHEALLRLVPDLLERDVVVCGPFGWAAAVRRAADAAGVLDRDVHTEEFGW, from the coding sequence GTGGGACAGGCGACGGTCGACCGGGCCGTCGCGCGGGTGTTCGTCCTGGCCGGCGTGGCCACGATGGTGGTCACGACCTCGATCGCCTACCGGTCCCTCGACGAGGTCGTGGGCTACCTCGCGGATCCGTTGACCCCACGGCTCCAGGAGGCGGACGTCACGGGGTTGTGGTCGGCGAACCTGATGCTGCTCCAGGTGCTGCTGCTCGCCCGGTTGCCGTGGCTCGAACGGGCCTGGGGTCGTCAGCTCCTGACCCGGTGGCACCGGAGCCTGGGCTCGTGGTCGGTGTGGCTGATGGTGCTGCACGTGCTGCTGTTCACGGTGCAGGCAGTCTCGCGCGAGCCCGGGCGCGTGGGTTCGGCGCTCTACCGCCTCTACGTCGCCGAGCCGTGGATGTGGGCGGCCAGCCTCGGCACCGCGATGGTCCTGCTCGTCGTGGTCTCGTCGATCGTCGAGGTCCGACGCTGGCTGCGCTACGAGACCTGGCACCTGCTCCACCTGTGGGCGTACGTCGGCATGGCGCTGGCGCTGCCGCACCAGCTGGTGGGCCGGGAGCTCGGCCGGGGCTGGACCGGCGTCTACTGGTGGAGCCTCTACCTCGTCACGCTGGCCGCGGTCGTGTGGTTCCGGGTGCTCGTCCCGGTCCACCGGACCAGGCGTTCGGCCCTGAGGGTCGACCGGGTCCGCGAGGAGCAGCCGGGCGTCGTCTCGGTCGAGATGACCGGCCGGAACCTCGACGAGCTGGGCGCACGGCCCGGCCAGTTCCTCGTCTGGCGCTTCCTCGCCGGCCGTGCGGGGCTGCGGGGACACCCGTACTCCCTGTCGTCGGCCCCGGCCGGCGATCGGCTGCGGGTGACGGTCTCCACCGACGGCGACGGTGGTCGGCACGCGGCCGGACTCCGGCCCGGCACCCGGGTCGCCATCGAGGGGCCGTACGGCGCACTGGGCGACCTGCGCCGCCGCCATCCGCGGCTCCTGCTGCTCGCCGCGGGGGTGGGGATCACCCCGTTCCGCGCACTGGTCGAGGGTGGCGGGTTCGCGCCGGGGGAGGTGGCCCTGCTCCACCGCGTCTCCGACGCGAGCCAGGCTCTCTTCGAGGACGAGCTGGACGAGCTCGCGGAGCAGCACGGGATGGACATGACGATCCTGTCGGGTCCCCGGCGTGCTCGTGGCTCGTGGCTTCCCGGGGGCGTCGACGGGTCCGACCACGAGGCGCTGCTGCGCCTGGTGCCGGACCTGCTCGAGCGCGACGTGGTCGTCTGCGGGCCGTTCGGGTGGGCGGCAGCCGTACGTCGCGCCGCGGACGCAGCCGGGGTCCTCGATCGCGACGTGCACACCGAGGAGTTCGGCTGGTGA
- a CDS encoding NADPH-dependent F420 reductase — translation MTTIGLIGSGHIGTAIARKAIEQGHDVVLSNSRGPETLTDLVAELGDRARAATAQEAAEAGDLVVVTVPFKAYLDVPVEPLAGKVVIDTNNYYFERDGHYAELDEGRTTVSEMLAAHLPTSKVVKAFNAIQAAHIVTEGAPAGPGRRALAIAGDDADAKQVVTDLIDSFGFDVVDAGPLAEGRRFDRDKPAYGAELDADGMRAAVAAG, via the coding sequence ATGACGACCATCGGACTCATCGGCAGTGGACACATCGGCACGGCGATCGCTCGGAAGGCCATCGAGCAGGGGCACGACGTCGTGCTCAGCAACTCACGCGGCCCGGAGACGCTGACCGACCTGGTGGCAGAGCTCGGCGACCGGGCGAGGGCCGCGACGGCGCAGGAGGCGGCCGAGGCCGGTGACCTGGTCGTGGTGACCGTCCCGTTCAAGGCCTACCTCGACGTGCCGGTCGAGCCCCTCGCGGGCAAGGTGGTCATCGACACCAACAACTACTACTTCGAGCGCGACGGTCACTACGCCGAGCTCGACGAGGGTCGCACGACCGTGAGCGAGATGCTCGCCGCCCACCTGCCGACCTCGAAGGTCGTGAAGGCGTTCAACGCGATCCAGGCCGCGCACATCGTCACCGAGGGTGCTCCTGCCGGCCCCGGCCGGCGTGCGCTGGCGATCGCCGGCGACGACGCGGACGCCAAGCAGGTCGTCACCGACCTGATCGACTCATTCGGCTTCGACGTCGTCGACGCCGGTCCGCTGGCCGAGGGCAGGCGCTTCGACCGCGACAAGCCGGCCTACGGCGCCGAGCTCGACGCCGACGGCATGCGCGCGGCCGTGGCCGCGGGCTGA
- a CDS encoding alpha/beta fold hydrolase: MARLTPQKVELHGHELSYVDSGTGPVVLFIHGILGSQRQWSHLVDRIDDDHRVVVPDLFGHGESAKPTGDYSLSSHAATLRDLLDHLGIERVTLVGHSLGGGIAMQFYYLFPDRVERLVLVSSGGLGREVNLVLRSATLPGAAQVLGVIASAPVLERVEALGRGAQKVGWRPGADIGAIWRGFTSLGDRESRRAFLATTRAVIDFGGQSISAHDHLGAVQSPPTLIVWGSKDRMIPAWHAISAQKAVPGCQVELFEGAGHFPHLDDPDRFARVLRDFMAAA, from the coding sequence ATGGCCCGGCTGACCCCGCAGAAGGTCGAGCTCCACGGGCACGAGCTGTCGTACGTCGACAGCGGCACCGGTCCGGTGGTGCTGTTCATCCACGGGATCCTGGGGTCGCAGCGGCAGTGGTCGCACCTCGTGGACCGCATCGACGACGACCACCGTGTCGTCGTACCGGACCTGTTCGGGCACGGGGAGTCGGCGAAGCCGACGGGCGACTACTCGCTGAGCTCGCACGCGGCGACGCTGCGAGACCTCCTCGACCACCTGGGCATCGAACGGGTCACCCTCGTCGGGCACTCGCTCGGTGGGGGCATCGCGATGCAGTTCTACTACCTGTTCCCCGATCGCGTGGAGCGCCTCGTGCTGGTCTCGAGCGGCGGCCTCGGGCGGGAGGTGAACCTGGTCCTGCGCTCGGCGACGCTGCCCGGCGCCGCGCAGGTGCTCGGGGTCATCGCCTCCGCCCCTGTCCTGGAGCGCGTCGAGGCTCTCGGACGCGGTGCGCAGAAGGTCGGCTGGCGTCCCGGGGCCGACATCGGCGCGATCTGGCGGGGGTTCACCTCGCTCGGCGACCGCGAGTCCCGGCGAGCCTTCCTGGCCACCACCCGGGCCGTGATCGACTTCGGCGGCCAGAGCATCAGCGCCCACGACCACCTCGGCGCGGTGCAGTCGCCGCCGACCCTCATCGTGTGGGGGTCGAAGGACCGGATGATCCCCGCGTGGCACGCGATCAGCGCCCAGAAGGCCGTGCCCGGCTGTCAGGTCGAGCTGTTCGAGGGCGCCGGCCACTTCCCGCACCTCGACGACCCCGACCGCTTCGCCCGCGTGCTGCGCGACTTCATGGCTGCGGCCTGA
- a CDS encoding GNAT family N-acetyltransferase translates to MSLTLHLPLDTSRLVLRPHRMSDLDDLARFHGDPDVVRYVPWPVRDRAATEETLRVKLTQTELVAHGQWLVLAVEVRDTGRVVGEVLLKWASEAQGEIGFALARDGQGQGYAAEAATAMLRLGFDELGFHRITAVCIAENDASARLLGRLGFRQEARLVDNVHFKGAWATQLVFAMLEDEWRSRAEPR, encoded by the coding sequence GTGAGCCTCACCCTCCACCTGCCCCTCGACACCTCACGACTGGTCCTCCGGCCGCACCGGATGTCCGACCTCGACGACCTGGCCCGCTTCCACGGCGACCCCGACGTGGTGCGCTACGTGCCGTGGCCGGTCCGCGACCGCGCGGCCACCGAGGAGACGCTGCGGGTCAAGCTCACCCAGACCGAGCTCGTCGCCCACGGACAGTGGCTGGTGCTCGCCGTCGAGGTCCGCGACACCGGACGGGTGGTCGGCGAGGTGCTGCTGAAGTGGGCCTCCGAGGCTCAGGGCGAGATCGGCTTCGCCCTCGCCCGTGACGGACAGGGGCAGGGGTACGCCGCCGAGGCCGCCACCGCGATGCTCCGCCTCGGCTTCGACGAGCTCGGCTTCCACCGGATCACCGCGGTCTGCATCGCGGAGAACGACGCCTCGGCCCGGCTGCTGGGTCGACTCGGCTTCCGGCAGGAGGCCCGGCTCGTCGACAACGTCCACTTCAAGGGCGCGTGGGCGACCCAGCTGGTGTTCGCCATGCTCGAGGACGAGTGGCGGTCCCGGGCCGAGCCGCGCTGA
- a CDS encoding VOC family protein: protein MASRLTELSIDCHDPDLLADFWTAALDWVVIDREAEGLVEIGPERQSDQALLDAVRSGPVAPTLFLAKVPEDKVAKNRIHFDLSPVDRSRDEEVERLLALGATRADVGQTGDESWVVLADPEGNEFCVLRSLAAGHFSL, encoded by the coding sequence ATGGCCTCCCGACTCACCGAGCTCTCGATCGACTGCCACGACCCCGACCTGCTGGCCGACTTCTGGACGGCCGCGCTCGACTGGGTGGTGATCGACCGGGAGGCCGAGGGTCTCGTCGAGATCGGACCGGAGCGCCAGTCCGACCAGGCGCTGCTCGACGCCGTGCGCTCCGGGCCGGTGGCGCCGACGCTCTTCCTCGCGAAGGTGCCTGAGGACAAGGTCGCCAAGAACCGGATCCACTTCGACCTCTCCCCCGTCGACCGCTCCCGCGACGAGGAGGTCGAGCGGCTGCTGGCACTCGGCGCGACGCGGGCCGACGTCGGCCAGACCGGTGACGAGTCGTGGGTCGTGCTGGCCGACCCCGAGGGCAACGAGTTCTGCGTGCTCCGCAGCCTGGCGGCGGGCCACTTCTCGCTGTGA
- a CDS encoding YccF domain-containing protein: MRLLLNVIWLVLGGFWLFLAYVLAGVLLCIPIITIPWAVASFRIAVFALWPFGRTVVAKQSAGVGSFLGNVIWFVLAGWWLAIAHVLSGIALCITIIGIPLGLADFKLIPISLAPLGKDIVPTRRGEFDVR, from the coding sequence GTGCGACTGCTGCTCAACGTCATCTGGCTGGTGCTCGGCGGGTTCTGGCTGTTCCTCGCCTACGTCCTCGCCGGGGTGCTGCTCTGCATCCCGATCATCACGATCCCCTGGGCCGTCGCGTCGTTCCGGATCGCGGTCTTCGCGCTGTGGCCGTTCGGCCGGACCGTCGTCGCCAAGCAGTCGGCGGGTGTCGGCTCGTTCCTCGGCAACGTGATCTGGTTCGTGCTCGCCGGGTGGTGGCTGGCGATCGCGCACGTCCTGTCGGGCATCGCGCTGTGCATCACGATCATCGGCATCCCGCTCGGCCTGGCCGACTTCAAGCTGATCCCGATCTCGCTGGCGCCGCTGGGCAAGGACATCGTGCCGACGCGCCGGGGCGAGTTCGACGTGCGCTGA
- a CDS encoding pseudouridine-5'-phosphate glycosidase codes for MLTITDEVRDALASGRPVVALESTIISHGMPYPQNVEMARTVEGIVRDGGAVPATIAVLHGRPTIGLSPDDLELLASDTSVIKVSIRDLPYVVSRGLHGATTVASTMRLAALAGIGVFVTGGLGGVHRGAETSYDVSADLTELSTTSVAVVCAGVKSILDIGLTLEKLETLGVPVLGYGTDEFPSFFSRSSGFGAPMRVDTPAEVAALMQAKWGLGLDGGVVVANPIPAEAEIPADEIGAIIEQALGDMDRLGIRGKDATPYLLGRIVEITDGESLKANIALVEHNARLGAAIAREYAAR; via the coding sequence ATGCTCACGATCACTGACGAGGTCCGCGACGCGCTCGCGTCCGGCCGGCCCGTCGTCGCGCTGGAGAGCACGATCATCAGCCACGGCATGCCCTACCCGCAGAACGTCGAGATGGCGCGCACCGTCGAGGGCATCGTCCGCGACGGCGGCGCGGTGCCGGCGACGATCGCGGTCCTGCACGGCAGGCCGACCATCGGCCTCTCCCCCGACGACCTCGAGCTGCTCGCCTCCGACACCTCCGTCATCAAGGTCTCCATCCGCGACCTGCCGTACGTCGTCTCGCGCGGGCTGCACGGCGCGACGACCGTCGCCTCGACGATGCGGCTGGCGGCCCTCGCCGGGATCGGAGTGTTCGTGACCGGTGGGCTCGGCGGCGTGCACCGCGGCGCGGAGACGTCGTACGACGTGTCGGCCGACCTCACCGAGCTCTCGACCACGTCGGTCGCGGTCGTCTGCGCCGGGGTGAAGAGCATCCTCGACATCGGCCTGACCCTGGAGAAGCTGGAGACCCTCGGGGTTCCGGTGCTGGGCTACGGCACCGACGAGTTCCCGTCGTTCTTCTCGCGCTCGTCGGGCTTCGGTGCGCCGATGAGGGTCGACACGCCCGCCGAGGTGGCCGCGCTGATGCAGGCCAAGTGGGGCCTGGGACTCGACGGGGGTGTCGTCGTGGCGAACCCGATCCCCGCCGAGGCCGAGATCCCCGCCGACGAGATCGGCGCGATCATCGAGCAGGCGCTCGGCGACATGGACCGGCTCGGGATCCGCGGCAAGGACGCGACGCCCTACCTCCTCGGGCGCATCGTCGAGATCACCGACGGCGAGTCGCTGAAGGCCAACATCGCGCTCGTCGAGCACAACGCGCGCCTCGGCGCCGCGATCGCGCGGGAGTACGCCGCGCGGTGA
- a CDS encoding carbohydrate kinase family protein, giving the protein MKQWVVVVGGTNMDVVARTTAPLVPATSNPGRTRISPGGVGRNIAACLGLLGVPVRLVSAVGDDAFGDEALRVTAACGADVSAVRRAPGRTGTYTAVLDERGELVSAVSDMAIIDELELDTLHLDDAALVVVDGNLSRGQVEKVLAAAAGAEVPVAFEPVSVAKAGRLHDLVRGLFLVTPNSDEVSALTGRFRDPWSGIHDLHARGIEHVWLREGVRGSYVCSTARPTFHLPAIPVEVVDVTGAGDAMLAAWIAAWLRGADPVEAARDGHRAAAATITSPDTVRADLAEAMAAFEPPTPREVSDAHDH; this is encoded by the coding sequence GTGAAGCAGTGGGTGGTGGTCGTGGGCGGCACCAACATGGACGTCGTCGCGCGCACCACCGCGCCGCTCGTGCCCGCCACCAGCAACCCCGGACGGACCCGCATCTCCCCCGGCGGCGTGGGCCGCAACATCGCTGCCTGCCTCGGCCTGCTCGGCGTACCGGTCCGGCTCGTGTCGGCCGTCGGCGACGACGCCTTCGGCGACGAGGCGCTGCGGGTGACCGCCGCGTGCGGTGCCGACGTGTCGGCCGTACGACGCGCGCCGGGACGCACCGGCACCTACACCGCAGTCCTCGACGAGCGCGGCGAGCTGGTCTCGGCCGTGTCCGACATGGCGATCATCGACGAGCTCGAGCTCGACACCCTCCACCTCGACGACGCCGCGCTGGTCGTGGTCGACGGCAACCTCTCGCGCGGCCAGGTGGAGAAGGTCCTCGCAGCGGCGGCCGGGGCCGAGGTCCCGGTGGCCTTCGAGCCGGTGTCGGTCGCGAAGGCCGGCCGCCTGCACGACCTCGTGCGCGGGCTGTTCCTCGTGACGCCCAACTCCGACGAGGTCAGCGCCCTCACCGGACGCTTCCGCGACCCGTGGAGCGGCATCCACGACCTCCACGCCCGCGGCATCGAGCACGTGTGGCTGCGCGAGGGCGTGCGCGGGTCCTACGTCTGCAGCACCGCCCGGCCCACCTTCCACCTGCCCGCGATCCCGGTCGAGGTCGTCGACGTCACCGGGGCGGGCGACGCGATGCTCGCGGCGTGGATCGCGGCCTGGCTGCGCGGCGCCGACCCCGTCGAGGCCGCGCGCGACGGCCACCGTGCGGCCGCCGCCACGATCACCAGCCCCGACACCGTCCGAGCCGACCTGGCCGAGGCGATGGCCGCCTTCGAACCCCCGACCCCCCGAGAGGTGAGCGATGCTCACGATCACTGA